TTTTTTATTTTCCTATTTTGATTATTTTACGACCTCATAGGGCCAGTCCATGATGCCGCCGATGCTGTAGACGTTGGTATAGCCCTGTTCTGTCAGCGCCGCTGCCGCGCGGCCGGCGCGCTTGCCGCTGCGGCAATATACGAAGATTTCCGCGTTTTTATCCGGCAGGACCTTGGCGACGGAATCAGCCTTCGCTTCAATCTGCTCTACCGGCAGCAGCACGGCGGAAGGAATATGGCCTGCCGCATATTCTTCCTGAGTGCGCACGTCGACGACGACGAGATTTGTCTGCTGATCCATCTGCAGCTTTGCTTCTTGCGGCGTCAGCGTCCGATACGGGACGGCTGCCGCTGCCGCAGAAGCCGCGTTTAGCCCATCAGCGGCAAGGCAGGCCGAGGCCGCTGAAAATGCTGCAATAGCAATACATACCAATAGTTTTTTCATGTTCATCACTCCTTGTGCATCAATATATCTATTATTATAAAAAGTATAAAATTACTATGTCAACGGCAAAACGGCTCCTTCTCATTAGATACGTCGATACCGCACTGCGCAGTTACGCCCGTTGCCGCCATGCAAAATGTTTGTCGACCTCTTTCCTCCCATTGCCAGCATCATGGTATCGGTCCATCCTACTAAAAACACGACGAGTGGAACTTCGCTTCGCAGCCGTCTCAGGAAACTATCGACGCAACGCGCGCATTGCCGCGCAGCATCAAAAAATTTACGGAATTCAGACAAATATCTTCATTGCCAAGAATAAAAAAATAGGCTACTCTTAATATATACAAAAGGTATGCACTAAGAGGAGGTTATTATTATGGATCGATCCGATATGATGCACGTAATGTACGATAAGAAAGGCCCGAAAGTAGCGGAAAACTTTGCTAAGCGCGGCTTTGAAGCCTATTACTGTCCCACCAAGGAGGAAGCGCTGCAAAAAGCGCTGGCCCTCATTCCGGCAGACCACGTCGTGTCCTGGGGCGGTTCCGTTTCTATTAACGAAATCGGCCTGCGGCCCTATGTGCTGGAGCACTACCAGGTCATCGACCGTGACGCCGCCGGCTCGCCGGAGGAACGAGTCGAGCTGATGCGCAAGGCTCTGCTCTGCGACACGTTCATCATGGGAACGAACGCCGCAACAGAAGACGGCCAGCTCTATAATATCGACGGCAACGGAAACCGCGTCGCCGCCCTGGTATACGGCCCGAAACAGGTCGTCGTCATCGTCGGCATGAACAAGGTCGCGCCGACCCTGGAAGATGCCGTCGTCCGGGCCCGCACAGTAGCCGCTCCCATCAACAAACAGCGCTTCGCCGCTCCGACGCCGTGCATCGTCACGGGCATGTGCGCCGACTGCAACAGCGAAGGCAGCATTTGCAACCAATTCGTCCGCACGCGCCGCTGCAGCCCGGCCGGCCGCATCAAAGTCATTCTCGTCGGAGAAAACCTCGGGTTTTAATTATCCTGCGTCCCTTTGGATGCTGCAAGCCGCCATGTCATTGCACATGGCGGCTTTTTTATATTCCCTGCTAGCATACCTATGACAAATGCGTATACCTCCTTTTTTATCCATGCCATTTACGAATCGTATTATGTATTGATTAATTCTATAAATCTATAGTAAAATATAGTTATTGTTTTCACGAATAGTTTTTCATTTTTATCTATGCGAATAATGAATGAAACTATATTTTAAGCGTGAAACGCATTCCTATCTCTCCTTATTTAAGGGAAAAA
This region of Megasphaera stantonii genomic DNA includes:
- a CDS encoding rhodanese-like domain-containing protein: MKKLLVCIAIAAFSAASACLAADGLNAASAAAAAVPYRTLTPQEAKLQMDQQTNLVVVDVRTQEEYAAGHIPSAVLLPVEQIEAKADSVAKVLPDKNAEIFVYCRSGKRAGRAAAALTEQGYTNVYSIGGIMDWPYEVVK
- a CDS encoding lactate utilization protein gives rise to the protein MDRSDMMHVMYDKKGPKVAENFAKRGFEAYYCPTKEEALQKALALIPADHVVSWGGSVSINEIGLRPYVLEHYQVIDRDAAGSPEERVELMRKALLCDTFIMGTNAATEDGQLYNIDGNGNRVAALVYGPKQVVVIVGMNKVAPTLEDAVVRARTVAAPINKQRFAAPTPCIVTGMCADCNSEGSICNQFVRTRRCSPAGRIKVILVGENLGF